CCTGACTGCTTGCGGTAGTcgcatccactggttctcagaaacggcccAGCGGTCTgggctaattttttcctgtgtgaagTTCTTATCCAtcactcattataaatatgaaaaaaaattattggtggtcggcggtccctatttaatctcgtttcaaaccaaccgtgcgTGTCCACTCGTTTCGGAGACATGAGGAAATGAAGTTAGGTGTAGGAAGTTGGAAAGTCGTTTGCTGCCGACAGtttttttggatgttttcGTTGCGTTTCGGGTGTAGGGGAACCGCTATAACTTAACCGAAACAGTTTCATCTTTATCCATTTCTTCAACTGTGCATATCTCAGAGTggggatgaattttaaaaccaaataaaaactACTTACCCTAAAAGGACATTTCATTACCTTCctaatgacacctcacacAACCTTGTACCTTTCGTGTACCTGGACAAATTTCTCAAACAAAAGTgtatgttttcggttttcgatcaGTTGCTTCTGGCCACAAAAGCTTCAAGGAATTTTGATAAGTGATTCTGACTTCTAGCGGCCACTACCTTTCTACGCACCTGTAACacatgcgtccgatttcgggagggtgtttttcaaaagaatcataTTAAAGGAAATAGGTCATAAAAACATCAAATGCATCTAGCACCCAAGCGAATCTATGTTCTGTGCCCTTTTTACCAATGGTCGTCGTTCCATCTTAACAGCACCAAACCATGCCCAGGACAAAGGAGCTGGATTTTTATGACCTTCCAGAAAATCCCAGACATTCACACGTTGTTTGTCCGACAGTTTTAGACCCTAGGAGCGATCAagtgaaaatacaaaaaaaaagcaaagaaaGAAACAAAGTCAATCTTACCGGTTTCTTATCGATGCTATCGAAGCCAGATATTTTATTCCCTTTTGTATCGGTCAAACATCCAGCCGATTCGCATGCTATGACCTATGTATACCAATGTATGAGCCGAAAATTCTATAGAAACCATAAATATCACTTACTTCACACGTCTGCTTCGATAAGGGCAACAGTTGACGAACGAATTTCACCGACGGATTGTTCCGGTCGCCGAGttcctttttcaatttcttcatcAAATTGATGTACAGCTTCTTGTTCTCGTCACGCTCTGATTGACTATCTGATATCAGTGTCGAATGAATCAACGTTGCTAACATGTCCAACACGGTCGTGAACAGTTCACTGCGTAAAAGACAAGACAGGTTTGAAgggaaagtgaaatttttaagTCACTTTAAAGGCCAACCTATTTGTGGACAAGTCGATGACACCTTGACTGATCAATTGTGCAAATAAAATTGCCCAGTCGGTTGTGGCTGTTGAGTTCTTTTGAATAGCATCGAACATACCGCCGACCAGCGAAAACCGAAGCTGAAGAGCATCCAGCATCTGTTCCCGGCCTTGAGGATATTCGATGCCACCGACAGCATCGAGCTGTTAGTAAAATGGTTAAGTCAAAGTTATTGTGTCGCGCTTAGTTGAACAGTTTGTATGTACCTCGTTGCTGGATTGTAGAAATTGGGATAATTGTGAATGCAGGGACGACAAGAGTCCTTCTTTTTGTTCGTCCTGACCTTTTAGACAGGTCAATATCAGCCCCAAAAAAGCCTGATGACTCATTTGAGGTGCGCGAagcttttccattttttccattCCGTCATTGCTCTCATTGCTGTCTTCGTTTGTCTCCTCTTTGACTTTCTTCGTCGTCGTTGTGAAGAAATTGGTCGACTCCAAAACGTTACCAGCTACTCGCAGAATTCGTCCTTGAACGGAACTGTGCAGCTTCGATACCAACGGTGCAACCAACCACATTGACTTTGATTTGTCTTGTCTatgaattcattcattttgaatGAGGACACGATGCAAAGAATTGGAAAAAATTACTTGTATTGGTTTGGTTTGACGTGAAAGACATCGATAGCTGCCCGAGCGACCGTATCCAGCCAATGGTTCAGTTCGGGAGATGGTGAACTGGTGTTTGTATTCGTTTGTTTGAACATCAATTGTAGATCGACCCATGAAATTCGAAGCGACCACTGTTCGAGATTctgtaaaaacaaaacaattaacGAACCGAATGAATCGCATCGAATGCTTCTACCTCTAAAATTCGAACAATGATGGATTTTTGATCCATTTCCGATTTGATGTTCGATTCATTTTCCGGATAGCAAATCATGTGAAGTAATCGCTGAGCCTGTTTTGGCGTTAGCATTTCGTCGATCAAAAATCCGGTCAAACACAGTTCGTCTGCGTTCTGTAGACATCGCTCCAAAACCCACTCCTGTGAACAGATCTGTCGCAGTACGTGCTGTGCAAAATCTGACAAACTTGAAGTGTTTTCGTTTTGAGCACTATTGGTCAAATGACTGGTGGATGATATTGATGGAAAATGGTTAATGGAATACcgcaaatgaaaattatccGGAGGGGATATGAAACTCACGATAGATCTAGCATTGGTTCGTCGCCATCACAAAACGTTCCCAATTCGCTGGTGCCCAAAATGTGGCTTAAATCGATTGGTGGACCGCTCATACTTTTCGGAGTGCTACCCGGATGAACGGGCGTATTCAAACCGCTTCGCTTTCCACTACTGTATGTGGAAGGAGCCTTTTGCAGGCATGTTGCATCGCCAACCACTAATATTCCTTTTAATACGGCTAGAACTGGACCAACATCGATGTTTTTGTGGGCCGCTGCAAGCAAATGTCGATCGCAGCTTAATTTTATATTGCACGCCGGTCCGGGAGTTGTTATCGGATTCGGCGAAGTGCTGACGGAATATAGACCCGGCTGGGGTATTTCAATTGTTCGGAAAAGCCTGTAAACAGCAAGTGTATAATTTGagtataaaatgaaaagaaaactcgCCAGTTGTGCGTGGGGCAGAAATTTTGCATAGTAATGCTGGGCAACCACACTTTATGTGTGTCGGCACTAAATTTGGGGTCAATTTTATGTCATTTAAGGGAGAACGCTAAAATTGTTCGATGAACACTTGCCAGATTTCTGATCCATGGAGGTGTGAGTAACAACTATCAACACAGAAGAAAGCTCAGAAAAATTTACCTTAGCAATAAGTGACAGGAAAGACGTGCACCAGCTTCTGCTTCCGGAGTTATTTCTCTTCCTCCACTGCCCCCACTACATGCTACGAGCGGTGGAAGTGCCACATGACAgacaaatttttccaataagAAGCAATGTCGTgctaaagcaaaaaaaaaaaaaataaacggcTCTTCGTTAACTTTACATCCACAAGTCCACATTTAATGTTATGCACTCACCGACTAAAATGCATGTAAACACCGCTAGTGAATTATGAATGctcaaattttgaatgtcaatcttGCCAAGAATGTCTTGGTAAAATGGTTCGTTGCTGGATCCGCACAGTGCAATCAATGCACCCAACCATTCCGTACTCAACGAATTGCAGCAAGCAGTCAGTTCAGCACATGTTTGCGATATATCGTTCAGTCGATCATTGTCCGTTTCCTGGCTGACTGCTATCAGAGCGTTACAAACGAACGAATATCGATTTGCGGCTGATTCGTTTAATTGGCGTCCCCAAGACGGTTCAATTTTGCCGCCACGTCGTGGATTGGCTAGAACGTCGGCCATAAAGTCACGTTTGCAGGAATATTGTGTTGTTGCCACTGGTGTTAGTTGCGCATAGAGagctaatttaatttttggataTGCATTGTGGAATGGTTCGGTGGACTGTGGCTTCGTCTTCAGCAAGGAGCACGACGAGTACAAATCAAATAGATAAGCGAGTATGCAGCGTTCCGCTGAGCTACAATCTCCCGGATTCGTGACGTGTTTGACAACTTTGCAAAGTCCTTCGAAGACGGCAGACGTTTGATCCGGTGATACTACAAATTGAACTTCAGTTAGAATATTTGAACTAAGTGAGCGATTTTGCGTGTCGTACGTAACAAGCAACAATGGTATCGTCTCAACACTCCGACGACGTAAAGACTTAATGAGGTCGTGTAACTTTTCATCAAAATGGAATTCTTTGCCATTAGCTGTGATTCAACCTCTGGCAGCTCCTTTAAAAtctacaaataaatttttcctgtAAATGTTTCGGAAATGTGTTGTGGTCCGTTAGGCGTACCTGGATGCACATGTCAATAAGACCGTAAATATTGAGTGCCATTTCCATCAAGTCGAAAAGAAATGCGACATGCTCCTGTACGGGCAAATAATTGCTATTGCCCATTGCAAAACTGTTTAACATTTCTTGTACGGTTACGGCACACTGCCAAGTTACGACATGCTGATCAAAATAGGACATCGACTGgcatttgtttgttgttgcttcaaaattgaattcactTTTTGAATGTTTCTTCACTTTGCCACCTTCGGCCACGTCGATACTGAATTTCTTGGAGAACAGTTTGCAGATTTCTGTTGTGACAGGACAGGAAAATCATTCAAGTGCATCAGAACATCTCACGGAGGGCAAAATTCAAAcctttcgacattttcttcACTGCATGTTTCTTTTCGTCCCGTTCCTTTCCAACGCCAAACAACAGAATGTATCTCTGGTTGGTGTCGTGCTGCGAAACTGAATCGTCTTGACATAGGGGAAAGTGTtttgcatacaaaaaatgGCGAGAAATTGGTGGATCGGATGTCATATGAGTAGCACTGGAAATAGAAATTAAGTTTCATGAACGTCATCGTCGTACATTCCCAAATTGAAGGTGGCCGATTCCTTCTCAACTGGTCCAATCATTACCTGTGATGATGTTGTTCCGAATCTTTAGGACTGTCCGGAGCATCCATTGCATTCTGTTGATCTTCCTTGATATTCTGCAATATTTTGTCCAAGTCATCGTCTACATTTGAGTCATCAAACTCTTCCATTTTCGGTTTAAAGTCGAACATGTCGTCGTCCAGTCCTTGGTTTTGATTGTGAGGTGACGTCTTATTGGATACTGGTCCTGTGCCTGCCGAAATTGCGGTAGCATTTTTCATCGACAAACTGCTGCCCGTCAGTAAATCGCCACGCGAAATCAACGTGCACATGTATGCGTCATGGGAAAACACATCGTGACGTATCAGCTCGCTGAACAAATGCACCAGGTTTGTAAATTGCGAACGATTTTGAATGCTGCCATTCTCTTCCAGTACCGGCGCGTCTTTGTCCAGAAAATTCATTAGAATACTTTGGAATACTGGCACGCCACCATAGAGACCTGTACCCGAACCGATTGATTCTTTGTCGTCAGCATTCGATGATTCCGTATCGGATGCGGTGACTTCTGATTGACGCTTATCCAACAACCATGCAACGGCCATAGCTCTATGCTCTCCAAATCGTTGCGACGACACGGCCCAACTaagtaaaatttgaacaattgGTGCATCCTTGTTCGGATCGTAGTCGATTTTTGTTTCCTTGAGTTCTCCTCCTTTGCCCGTTTCCTGCTTGACAGCGACGAATGGTGAATGATGAAAGATGCGGCCGTATAACGCCTCcaaattgttattgttattCGTATCCATTCTATCGAAACAATGGCTATCTAGTGCGTCCAATGACGCTAAAACGATGGCACTGGTGttaccatttttattttgccactTGTCCGTGCACCATTTCGCTTCGGCATGACTGGATCGTTTTCGAATATTAGCTTCAGCTACTCGGAGGTGTGTCTGCAGTTCGGCAACACTCGCATTGGATTTATTGGGAATCGGCAGCGCTGACGGTGGTATTGGGATATGATCCAATGGACTGCCGACTAAAGCCGCGGAAGCTCTAGTTTCACCAAGCCCACACCAAACCAACGCTGTTGGACATTCAATTGTAATGACCTGTAAAACGGCACTCAATTGTATGATTAAATCGCGGTGATGTGGACATTGAAGATAGTCGTTCAGGTGGTGATCCATAAATCCATTCGATTTCGATGGCATTGCAATATTACTGTTCACCTCACTGTGATTCATCGGCGACACATTACTCATTATGTCACCACCCTCGACTTTAATTAAATGTTGATCACTTCTTGGGTCACCCAAATTACCGATGGCCGCTAAATTTTCCTTTGCCTCCAATGCATTGTAGATCATATAAGACAATTTCTTACAGACCATGTAGGCAAGACGTCGCGACAGTCTTTCGGATTGCACAAATTCGGGCATGTATTGCATCGTCATGGgtagaaataatttcaaaatgccGTCGTCCGATGGTTgcgatttcattttatctaaTATATCCAGGACCCAATTTAGGAACTCATGTCGATCCAGCAGTCCTTCTTCGAACATATACTTGCACAATTGTGTACAATAAGTCCACTGTCGCACCGTCGTTTTGTAGTCGTCTACAGTGAAACCGACTTGTTGATTCGATGACGGTGTTGACGTCGTTGCTGGACTGTGGATGTTCGATGCTGGACTGGTTAATGGTTGCGGCACAGTCATGGACGGAGGAACAGTAGGATTGTTTGTTGGTGTATTCGCGTTGgacgaaaaattttgtgttttttcggGCAACGCACTTTGATGGTAGTGATCCTGCAGTTTTGGTATTAAATCTTTCATGAACTTGATAATTGTCCCAGTCCATTCGGTGGTTGGATCGGGCATTTGTCGTTTCTTAATTTTGGCCTCGGAAACAGCCGTCGTGTACGCTGAATTCAGTTTAATAAACCACGCAGCCTTCTGCATGCTTACTTGATTATCACACAAGTACGGGAAAATGTCCTCCTTTTTGTTAAATGAAGGCGCTCGCTTGGACAATGACGTCATCGGTTTGTTACCCGCAAGATCCTTAAACCAAATGTCCAAAGTGGCGCGACTGCGATTACTTACATGCCAGAAGTTATCCTTCACATTGATTTGTTGCTTCTTACGACCTGAATCTGGCAATGTCATCAATTCTTCACGTCGTGCCAATATTGCATTAAAATACGCTCCCACTTTACTGGCCGTCACATTGCAATTTCTAGCGGTTCCGAATTCTTCGTTGCCCTGAAGGAACAACATAGATATGAAACCTTGTTTCACATTCGTTGCTGTTAATTCGTCCTCCTTTTGTTTCGCATCTTGTGGGTAAACATCTGGAGGGCCCAATTTTGGGCGTTTCAATGGTCGCTTTTCCTGCATTATATTgagcattttatttgaaaattacacaattatttttagtcTGCTATCGGTTTCACCATCGTACACCATTGATTTAGCTAACAAACGTATTAGtttcgaacaaaattcaaGCACAGAGAACGTACATCAAATTCTTTGTGGCCATTTTTTATTCCAACTACTTTGACGTTTGTCATTAAGAGAGCGTTCACACAGCACAAATTGATTGGTTTTTCTTACAGAGAGATGTCAGTGGCAATAGAACCATTGTCAAGTGCATTTGATATTATGCATTAAACAGTCATGTTTACAAAGTTTAAAGTTTGATAGCtttatgaaaatgacaactAATTTGACATATCAAATGTACATGACAATgatcaaagcacctagcagggtaatagaggttttaccatgtcaaatagagtagttttttgataccaataataccattagcagcctttaTGGTAATTCTGCAATGATATTATAAAAAAGgtgtggaaatattcgcatacttcgattaaagtataactttattttttctattaaCCTACCTCAATATTTTATGAGCTGATCTAATAATTAATCAGGTTGTCGGATTAGCtcaataaagacaaattttttacttattttgccaatatatttcgtcttccAATTGAAGACATCTTCAGGGCTGTAACAAAacaattcatcaaaaataacTTAAGTCATACAACATTCAAGAGAGAACAGTGTTACTATATATCTCTTACATTCACattaacattgaaaaaatatagcCCACAACAAAAGCTCTGTGTACGTTATGTCTGTACGAACATTAAAAAACATTAGAAAATGCGACTTGAAATTACATTCTAATCACAAAATCACCTTACAAAAACATACACTTTGTCAAAAATcaatcagaaaaataatttcaaaaacttctaTCACAACTGCAATCTATTTGAATACAGAAAGAACAACTTCCTAGAAAAAGTATTGACATCCGTTACATAATAAGCACACGGCTAAACTAACTTCATTGGTCTACATATAGCGCGACAATTCAAATGATGTTATTGTACGCTGTTGAcaggaaaattgattctttttgtttgttgataaaattcacgccgtaagtgcggtcgaaattcaaaatggaaagtgcggaggtctttctaacgtagcgtcattttcatacaatgaagcgttgaaatgtatttttcggttcactttttcatcgaatcgttcacttaaaattcaaattttaggcacacttacggcgtgaattcggGTTCTTCCTAATACGTACCATTTCTAAAACGCACCGTTTTTTCTTATTGTATTCGAAATCGAGGATTTCTACATCGTCCCACTTTGGTTCATGATTTAGTGTAACAGCATGTTCAGTAATAGCGCTATGATCGACGTTCTTGATCTTCGCGTTGTATTTATGCTGGTACATcctctttttcaatttctgtttcgtTTGGCCAATATATATTTCACCACAAGAGCAAGTGGCCTTGTAAATCACATTAGACTGTTCCATCTTAACGGTCTTGTCCTTCAGTCTactgaaacaaaatttcttgacGTTGTTGTCCCCTTTTCCAATGACAGAGAACCGTTCTTTGCAAATAGACTTCAAACTTTCGAACAAACCTCTATATGGAATAGCTACAGTTGGCTTATCGTGTTGTAGTCCATGAACAGGAAGTTGATTATCACTTGATCGGGTGTCTTTTTCAGCAactttcaatttcgttttccTTATAATGTCTTCTGTCAACGTGCTAGGCCTAGGATATCCATTAGACTGAAATGTGTTCCTTAACAACTGGAAATTATGCTCGTGAAATTCTGGATCGGATAACACCAAAATCTTCTCAGTCAATAGTGCTATTGTGTTTTTCTATTAACCTAGGTGCTTTGAATTCTTGGAATTCCTCGATTTGGAATCGCGTAGATAGAATAAGAGAAGTCGGTGTAGGAAAAATACTTCTTTATTGTATGGAAAACTGATCATGAATGAACTATGTATTTCTGTATGGTAACATGATCAAGTCAAATTCAATGTGAATATTATTGAGATTTTCCAGAAACCAACATGGATTAGCTCGTTTTTCGAGTATTATGTCTTTATATCGTTTTCGAGTTTTTATCAACCGTTtcttgaatgaaatgaaataaaacaattcactaaaaaaatgtccgtaTCTATTTCGATTGCATAAATCATCGCAATCATCCTCAgcagaaaattacaaaaaaaaagtttcaaaagtAAGACGAATTTTCTCAGGTCTGGTCAAACCACCTAACAAGTCAAGtaacaaatcaattaatttcactTCTAGTGCAAAAAACTACACAATTTCGTAACGTACTTTGAAAATAGCTATATTGCCATCTTCTGAATGTGCTTTGATCACCTTcagaaatgaattaaaaaatgcgaataatttgtttattacaaaaaattaaaattgtaatgttTCAATTCTGTTGTATATTAATTTGTGAAATACGTCACAAAACGTATAAAAGCATTGCCTGTCTGCAGAAATACCATGTTTATCATCATCCAAACGGCAAATAATACCGCATCTACCactaaataaaagaaatttatcgATATGAAGTCTTACATTGCAATTGTTCTAATAGTTTTAGTGGCAATCATGATTGAAGTGTGTAGTTTTACAATTCATAACTCCATATTGCatgattaataaattattattttttacattttcgatgaCCTAGTCGATCAGTGCACGGCCACAATACTATGGCAATTATGGTGCATACAACTATCCAGGTTCATATGGTTCATATTATCCAGGCGCCGGTGCATACTATCCAGGTAGCTATTATCCGGGTGCCTCTTATTATGGCTCATATGGCAGACCATGCGGAAAGTAAAGGATGAgtcgaatttattttaccaaactggtcaattaaataaattttttagtaACGGCCTTACTGTTTTTGTATGCATGTTCAACACTTTGGGGTGTTGCAATTATGAAGTATAGAGTGTTTAAGTGAGAGAGATGGCGAAACGACAACTTATTGTCCAtctcggggtctgctgtcagattcttttgtattatcgatgacagcagaccccgagttgattttccatctcgctcAACTTAAACACCGTATAACAGCAATAATCATAAACATCaaaggtttgttccaaataactgtaaatccgaactttgacaacacgaacgctgacgatttcatccactaaacgacaacaaatttctttgtaaatttttcgttaaaattttcgtcaatctGAAAGTTGATGTTCAGTTGCCTTCTgatgtggatgaaatttgacatttcgaaatgaccttgaAACAAACCTATAAATCTGGCCAACAGACATAGCACAGCATTAACACAATGCATTCACGCCGcaatagattaagattggctcgttCGGTATGTGTTTTGTATGTagatggaagcacggggtttcggTGGGTTTTGAAATTCAGTCTCTCTATGTTGCCCACTTTGCAATGTCAAACATATGTCCAAGGTATGTAGTTTGTGCTGAGTGGAGTCCTGTTTCATCAAGCGATCAGCGTAACCTCTCAATTAAAATATCTTGAAATTGTCAATAACGTGTGGTAAcgtttaaaaaacaaattacttattctatagatcattgtcatgTGCATTTGATATTATGCATttaactgtcattttcacaaagctaacctctaaaaaaacaaaacttcatataaattttttaaagtgaAAATGACAACTAATCTGACATATCCAAATGCGcatcagaatttgaatttgaagtgaatgaatgaataaaaaattaaacgaaaaataaatttcaagtcTTCCTTATGGAGAATGGGCAATGGGGTAATTTAACACTGCATAATATAGATCTTCGACggttccattttgaatttgtaggACAATAATGGCGTGAATTAACCGCATGAGCAAATATAAGTCTATGATAGAAACTGAGTGACTTTGACTTTTtcatcaattgaattttttaagcTGTCATCTGAAGTGATTCTGCAATCCTCCGATTATTTTCTATGTTACGGACCGGCCTATGCAATAGTCAAATGCCATTTCAATACTTGACTAAAACGAATATCAGTTTCAGAGCGGTTGGCCACTCTCTGTAAACGATGTTGCTTAGAAGTAGTATAGTagtaaaaaatcgaatcaCTGAAATccactgaattttgttgaaatttcgtaCTGAAAAGCAATCAAATTTACCGATAGCCgtcatgttttttttcctatgaGGGCCAGTAAAATCATGACGATTGGCGTAACCTCCTCATATACAACCTTGATCACCACCAAAGCGCCAAGCCAAGCACAAGGGACCTTTTTTCAATACGGACCTCCACGACGCAGTAGTcataatttcacataaattagATTATAAATTAGTTTATAATATGAGCCAGAAGCAGTTCTAGTGCTTGGTTCAGTGTTCTGATTAAACTTGTACTCAAACTCGTcaccaacaaaaaatgtaaacgttATACTAATGAAAGCTGCTGACCAA
This DNA window, taken from Bradysia coprophila strain Holo2 unplaced genomic scaffold, BU_Bcop_v1 contig_151, whole genome shotgun sequence, encodes the following:
- the LOC119074974 gene encoding mediator of RNA polymerase II transcription subunit 12 isoform X2, which codes for MLNIMQEKRPLKRPKLGPPDVYPQDAKQKEDELTATNVKQGFISMLFLQGNEEFGTARNCNVTASKVGAYFNAILARREELMTLPDSGRKKQQINVKDNFWHVSNRSRATLDIWFKDLAGNKPMTSLSKRAPSFNKKEDIFPYLCDNQVSMQKAAWFIKLNSAYTTAVSEAKIKKRQMPDPTTEWTGTIIKFMKDLIPKLQDHYHQSALPEKTQNFSSNANTPTNNPTVPPSMTVPQPLTSPASNIHSPATTSTPSSNQQVGFTVDDYKTTVRQWTYCTQLCKYMFEEGLLDRHEFLNWVLDILDKMKSQPSDDGILKLFLPMTMQYMPEFVQSERLSRRLAYMVCKKLSYMIYNALEAKENLAAIGNLGDPRSDQHLIKVEGGDIMSNVSPMNHSEVNSNIAMPSKSNGFMDHHLNDYLQCPHHRDLIIQLSAVLQVITIECPTALVWCGLGETRASAALVGSPLDHIPIPPSALPIPNKSNASVAELQTHLRVAEANIRKRSSHAEAKWCTDKWQNKNGNTSAIVLASLDALDSHCFDRMDTNNNNNLEALYGRIFHHSPFVAVKQETGKGGELKETKIDYDPNKDAPIVQILLSWAVSSQRFGEHRAMAVAWLLDKRQSEVTASDTESSNADDKESIGSGTGLYGGVPVFQSILMNFLDKDAPVLEENGSIQNRSQFTNLVHLFSELIRHDVFSHDAYMCTLISRGDLLTGSSLSMKNATAISAGTGPVSNKTSPHNQNQGLDDDMFDFKPKMEEFDDSNVDDDLDKILQNIKEDQQNAMDAPDSPKDSEQHHHSATHMTSDPPISRHFLYAKHFPLCQDDSVSQHDTNQRYILLFGVGKERDEKKHAVKKMSKEICKLFSKKFSIDVAEGGKVKKHSKSEFNFEATTNKCQSMSYFDQHVVTWQCAVTVQEMLNSFAMGNSNYLPVQEHVAFLFDLMEMALNIYGLIDMCIQILKELPEVESQLMAKNSILMKSYTTSLSLYVVGVLRRYHCCLLLSPDQTSAVFEGLCKVVKHVTNPGDCSSAERCILAYLFDLYSSCSLLKTKPQSTEPFHNAYPKIKLALYAQLTPVATTQYSCKRDFMADVLANPRRGGKIEPSWGRQLNESAANRYSFVCNALIAVSQETDNDRLNDISQTCAELTACCNSLSTEWLGALIALCGSSNEPFYQDILGKIDIQNLSIHNSLAVFTCILVARHCFLLEKFVCHVALPPLVACSGGSGGREITPEAEAGARLSCHLLLRLFRTIEIPQPGLYSVSTSPNPITTPGPACNIKLSCDRHLLAAAHKNIDVGPVLAVLKGILVVGDATCLQKAPSTYSSGKRSGLNTPVHPGSTPKSMSGPPIDLSHILGTSELGTFCDGDEPMLDLSLSDFAQHVLRQICSQEWVLERCLQNADELCLTGFLIDEMLTPKQAQRLLHMICYPENESNIKSEMDQKSIIVRILENLEQWSLRISWVDLQLMFKQTNTNTSSPSPELNHWLDTVARAAIDVFHVKPNQYKQDKSKSMWLVAPLVSKLHSSVQGRILRVAGNVLESTNFFTTTTKKVKEETNEDSNESNDGMEKMEKLRAPQMSHQAFLGLILTCLKGQDEQKEGLLSSLHSQLSQFLQSSNELDAVGGIEYPQGREQMLDALQLRFSLVGGMFDAIQKNSTATTDWAILFAQLISQGVIDLSTNSELFTTVLDMLATLIHSTLISDSQSERDENKKLYINLMKKLKKELGDRNNPSVKFVRQLLPLSKQTCEVIACESAGCLTDTKGNKISGFDSIDKKPGLKLSDKQRVNVWDFLEGHKNPAPLSWAWFGAVKMERRPLHYEETHRLLKYHTHSLVKPSSYYYDPLPLPPEDLEPLPEKPKEEKADTPSSVDQSPGTILSGRGRGKGVKRPKKPKATAPIQPIQAQQQANQQHQQQQMQNNPMQNNPMQMNMQNQLNPNMQQFQSNQMQNQGQMQNQNQMQNPMMSQVPGGMSGVMTPQGQQSGMGFGGGQMQMAQQQQWPQGFNPMQQQQQQQQFYNQGMQPQMNRFERPQINNQSKQALSIMLRQRHPPFISGNQTGNPGFNMQQQQQHQQSQQQQHQQYANIRSSLRGMNPAQMGNNQMGGMVQPMGPGINPNSMMSGQTGQMAPNQIVAQNQQPGIGGIMGQTSGGMMQQTGRITPASMGQSAGMIGQSGSNMIPQANRTMVPTTMMSQQATGMVPQGMNSAGGVPGIQQGVQGGQQVQGGIFPGTQQFGGMAQNFGGSYSNQGMPQQSNLQQNMQMGSFNQMNAQRSQAEFLAQQQQQRNLQQQQVNQQQVQANRGQFAQQVPNVTMNQGMNQGMNTMVGQGAPPYQRQQPTGNPQQQQQQLFQSQQQQQQRLRQQQLLMQQQQQQQLGMAQQGAQGMQPNQGQGLVSQQTPALVAQLQRQMPNQPGGMMNQQYSQQPY